One stretch of Nocardioides perillae DNA includes these proteins:
- a CDS encoding type II toxin-antitoxin system PemK/MazF family toxin, producing MSSWSRVLRKALPAVLPVVVPIVRDALASRGSTASSRRPTPSPAPSPAPTRAPASSHRRGAGPMVGDWEPTADGRPDPGEVVWAWVPFEEDASQGKDRPVLVVGLDGDEVLALQLTSQDHDRDAAQEARAGRLWMDVGSGGWDRSGRPSEVRLNRLLRLPAADVRREGAALDRTTYDAVVAAARPHLGL from the coding sequence ATGAGCTCCTGGAGCCGCGTCCTGCGCAAGGCCCTCCCCGCCGTGCTTCCCGTCGTCGTGCCGATCGTGCGCGACGCCCTCGCCTCGCGCGGCTCGACCGCGTCGTCCCGGCGGCCCACGCCGTCGCCCGCCCCCTCGCCCGCCCCCACGCGTGCGCCCGCGTCGTCGCACCGGCGCGGCGCCGGCCCGATGGTCGGCGACTGGGAGCCCACCGCCGACGGCCGGCCCGACCCCGGCGAGGTCGTGTGGGCGTGGGTGCCCTTCGAGGAGGACGCCAGCCAGGGCAAGGACCGGCCCGTCCTCGTCGTCGGCCTCGACGGCGACGAGGTGCTGGCGCTCCAGCTGACCAGCCAGGACCACGACCGCGACGCGGCCCAGGAGGCCCGGGCGGGCCGGCTGTGGATGGACGTCGGCTCGGGCGGCTGGGACCGCAGCGGCCGGCCCAGCGAGGTGCGGCTCAACCGGCTGCTGCGCCTGCCCGCCGCCGACGTCCGGCGGGAGGGGGCCGCCCTCGACCGCACGACGTACGACGCCGTGGTCGCCGCCGCGCGGCCCCACCTCGGCCTCTAG
- the hrpA gene encoding ATP-dependent RNA helicase HrpA produces MDTSLQITYPPALPVTQRRDDIAAAIRDHQVVVVAGETGSGKTTQLPKICLELGRGAPDERGRPRLIGHTQPRRIAARSVAERIADELGTELGGPDSPVGYQVRFTDRTSRATRVKLMTDGILLAELQRDRMLRRYDTIIVDEAHERSLNIDFLLGYLKRLLPQRPDLKLVITSATIDTQRFADHFADERGRPAPVVEVSGRTFPVEVRYRPLLDLDAVDDDGEPVVRDQTEAVVDAVRELSGEGPGDVLVFLPGEREIRDTADALQELVGAARPGRSLEVLPLYSRLSAAEQHRVFSPSGSARRVVLATNVAETSLTVPGIRYVVDTGVARISRYSARTKVQRLPIEPISQASANQRSGRCGRVEAGIAVRLYSEEDFEARPAFTDPEILRTNLASVILQMAALGLGDLARFPFVEPPDRRNVTAGRQLLEELGALTADGRLTRTGRRLARMPVDPRLGRMVLEAERLGCVREVLVIAAALSLQDPRERPVEQQAQADQAHARFTAEGSDFLTLLTLWRHLREQQRELSSSAFRRMCKREFLNYLRVREWQDFESQLRQVCKEMGVEVGRPADQPDADGIHQALLAGLLSHVGALEQREEKEGRGGRRGPREYLGARGTRFAIFPGSGLHRKNPPFVMAGELVETSRLWGRQVAAVQPEWAERLGAHLVKRSFSEPHWSTKRAAVMARERVTLYGVTLVADRLVNYGRVDAPLARELFIRHALVQGEWSALASGRLRFHRRNQALLAEAEELEHRARRRDIVVDEQTLFDFYDARVGPEVVSGAHFEQWWKQARRETPDLLDFDPAMLTHDTAAEVRAADYPEEWRAAADEGLTFSISYHFEPGAADDGLTIDVPVATLNRVGADDFSWNVPGLREELVTALIRSLPKQLRTSFVPAPDKAREFLRDVPPGEEPLLDALERWCRSTRGVVVPREAWDWSKVPEHLRPTFRVVDDRGREAARGKDLEALKEPLRPRFAAAIAEVAASSGVSATGQTTWTFGTVEPSFTEVRAGHEVRGFPALDDEGATVGLQVVASADEQEARHRLGVRRLLLLALERRDPGLVKRVVDGLGNAEKLGLAGSPYPSVADLLEDCRAAVAGGVVDAHPVVRDAAAFDALVTAAARDLEPAVRAVLGDVLRVLDAWRRAERALSGRAEMTTLPALTDMQAQLARLVHRGFVGEAGPRVLRRYPVYLAALEHRRERLGSGGGAVARDRQLADQVASLQDAWLHQVAALPPGRPPGAGLRQVRWMLEEYRVSLWAQQLGTDGPVSDARIRKALG; encoded by the coding sequence GTGGACACCTCCCTGCAGATCACCTACCCGCCCGCGCTGCCGGTCACCCAGCGCCGCGACGACATCGCCGCCGCGATCCGCGACCACCAGGTGGTGGTCGTGGCGGGCGAGACCGGGTCGGGCAAGACCACGCAGCTGCCCAAGATCTGCCTCGAGCTCGGCCGCGGTGCGCCCGACGAGCGGGGGCGGCCGCGCCTCATCGGGCACACCCAGCCCCGACGGATCGCCGCGCGCAGCGTCGCCGAGCGGATCGCCGACGAGCTCGGCACCGAGCTCGGCGGGCCCGACTCGCCGGTGGGCTACCAGGTGCGCTTCACCGACCGCACCTCGCGCGCCACCCGGGTCAAGCTGATGACCGACGGCATCCTGCTCGCCGAGCTGCAGCGCGACCGAATGCTGCGGCGCTACGACACGATCATCGTCGACGAGGCGCACGAGCGCTCCCTCAACATCGACTTCCTCCTCGGCTACCTCAAGCGGCTGCTGCCGCAGCGGCCCGACCTCAAGCTCGTCATCACCTCCGCCACCATCGACACCCAGCGCTTCGCCGACCACTTCGCCGACGAGCGGGGGCGCCCCGCGCCCGTCGTCGAGGTCTCGGGCCGCACCTTCCCGGTCGAGGTGCGCTACCGCCCGCTGCTCGACCTCGACGCCGTCGACGACGACGGCGAGCCGGTGGTGCGCGACCAGACCGAGGCCGTGGTCGACGCGGTGCGCGAGCTCTCCGGCGAGGGGCCCGGCGACGTGCTCGTCTTCCTGCCCGGCGAGCGCGAGATCCGCGACACCGCGGATGCGCTGCAGGAGCTCGTCGGCGCGGCCCGCCCCGGCCGCTCGCTCGAGGTGCTGCCGCTCTACTCGCGCCTCAGCGCGGCCGAGCAGCACCGCGTCTTCTCGCCCTCGGGCAGCGCGCGCCGCGTCGTCCTCGCGACCAACGTCGCCGAGACCTCGCTGACCGTGCCCGGCATCCGCTACGTCGTCGACACCGGGGTCGCCCGCATCTCGCGCTACTCCGCGCGCACCAAGGTGCAGCGGCTGCCGATCGAGCCGATCAGCCAGGCGTCGGCCAACCAGCGCTCCGGGCGGTGCGGGCGCGTCGAGGCCGGCATCGCGGTCCGCCTCTACAGCGAGGAGGACTTCGAGGCGCGCCCCGCGTTCACCGACCCCGAGATCCTGCGGACCAACCTCGCCAGCGTCATCCTGCAGATGGCCGCGCTCGGCCTCGGCGACCTCGCCCGCTTCCCCTTCGTCGAGCCGCCCGACCGACGCAACGTCACCGCCGGGCGCCAGCTCCTCGAGGAGCTCGGGGCGCTCACCGCCGACGGCCGGCTCACCCGGACGGGCCGCCGGCTCGCCCGCATGCCCGTCGACCCCCGGCTCGGCCGGATGGTGCTCGAGGCCGAGCGCCTCGGCTGCGTGCGCGAGGTGCTCGTCATCGCCGCGGCGCTGTCGCTGCAGGACCCTCGCGAGCGCCCCGTCGAGCAGCAGGCGCAGGCCGACCAGGCGCACGCGCGGTTCACCGCCGAGGGCAGCGACTTCCTCACCCTGCTCACGCTGTGGCGCCACCTGCGCGAGCAGCAGCGCGAGCTCTCCTCCTCGGCGTTCCGCCGCATGTGCAAGCGCGAGTTCCTCAACTACCTGCGGGTGCGCGAGTGGCAGGACTTCGAGTCGCAGCTGCGGCAGGTCTGCAAGGAGATGGGCGTCGAGGTCGGGCGCCCCGCCGACCAGCCCGACGCCGACGGCATCCACCAGGCACTGCTCGCCGGGCTGCTCTCGCACGTCGGCGCGCTGGAGCAGCGCGAGGAGAAGGAGGGGCGGGGCGGGCGGCGCGGCCCGCGGGAGTACCTCGGTGCCCGCGGCACCCGCTTCGCGATCTTCCCCGGCAGCGGCCTGCACCGGAAGAACCCGCCCTTCGTCATGGCCGGCGAGCTCGTCGAGACCAGCCGGCTGTGGGGCCGCCAGGTCGCCGCCGTCCAGCCCGAGTGGGCCGAGCGGCTCGGCGCCCACCTGGTGAAGCGGTCCTTCTCTGAGCCGCACTGGTCGACCAAGCGCGCCGCGGTCATGGCGCGCGAGCGCGTCACGCTGTACGGCGTGACGCTGGTCGCCGACCGCCTGGTCAACTACGGCCGGGTCGACGCCCCGCTCGCCCGCGAGCTGTTCATCCGCCACGCGCTGGTGCAGGGGGAGTGGTCCGCGCTCGCGTCGGGACGGCTGCGCTTCCACCGCCGCAACCAGGCGCTGCTCGCCGAGGCCGAGGAACTCGAGCACCGCGCCCGCCGGCGCGACATCGTCGTCGACGAGCAGACCCTCTTCGACTTCTACGACGCGAGGGTCGGGCCCGAGGTCGTCAGCGGTGCGCACTTCGAGCAGTGGTGGAAGCAGGCACGGCGCGAGACCCCCGACCTGCTCGACTTCGACCCCGCGATGCTCACCCACGACACCGCCGCCGAGGTGCGGGCGGCCGACTACCCCGAGGAGTGGCGGGCCGCGGCCGACGAGGGCCTGACCTTCTCGATCTCCTACCACTTCGAGCCGGGCGCCGCCGACGACGGGCTGACCATCGACGTGCCGGTGGCGACCCTCAACCGCGTCGGGGCCGACGACTTCTCGTGGAACGTGCCGGGGCTGCGCGAGGAGCTCGTGACCGCGCTCATCCGCAGCCTGCCCAAGCAGCTGCGCACCAGCTTCGTGCCCGCGCCCGACAAGGCCCGCGAGTTCCTGCGCGACGTGCCGCCGGGCGAGGAGCCCCTGCTCGACGCCCTCGAGCGGTGGTGCCGCTCGACGCGGGGCGTGGTCGTCCCGCGCGAGGCGTGGGACTGGTCGAAGGTGCCCGAGCACCTGCGGCCGACCTTCCGCGTCGTCGACGACCGCGGGCGCGAGGCCGCGCGCGGGAAGGACCTCGAGGCGCTCAAGGAGCCGTTGCGGCCGCGCTTCGCGGCGGCGATCGCCGAGGTCGCGGCCTCCAGCGGCGTCAGCGCCACCGGGCAGACCACGTGGACCTTCGGCACCGTCGAGCCGTCCTTCACCGAGGTGCGTGCCGGCCACGAGGTGCGCGGCTTCCCCGCGCTCGACGACGAGGGCGCGACCGTCGGCCTGCAGGTCGTCGCCTCCGCCGACGAGCAGGAGGCGCGCCACCGCCTCGGCGTCCGCCGCCTGCTGCTGCTCGCCCTCGAGCGTCGCGACCCGGGGCTGGTGAAGCGGGTCGTCGACGGCCTGGGCAACGCCGAGAAGCTCGGGCTCGCGGGCTCGCCCTACCCCTCGGTGGCCGACCTCCTCGAGGACTGCCGGGCCGCGGTGGCGGGCGGGGTGGTCGACGCGCACCCGGTGGTGCGCGACGCGGCCGCGTTCGACGCCCTCGTGACCGCGGCGGCGCGCGACCTCGAGCCGGCCGTGCGGGCCGTGCTCGGCGACGTGCTGCGCGTGCTCGACGCCTGGCGCCGCGCCGAGCGCGCGCTGTCGGGTCGCGCCGAGATGACCACCCTCCCGGCGCTCACCGACATGCAGGCCCAGCTCGCGCGCCTGGTGCACCGCGGCTTCGTCGGCGAGGCCGGCCCGCGGGTGCTGCGGCGCTACCCCGTCTACCTCGCGGCCCTCGAGCACCGCCGCGAGCGGCTGGGCAGCGGTGGCGGGGCCGTGGCGCGCGATCGCCAGCTCGCCGACCAGGTGGCCTCGCTGCAGGACGCCTGGCTGCACCAGGTGGCGGCGCTCCCGCCGGGGCGGCCGCCCGGGGCGGGGCTGCGGCAGGTGCGCTGGATGCTGGAGGAGTACCGCGTGTCGCTGTGGGCCCAGCAGCTCGGCACCGACGGGCCGGTCAGCGACGCCCGGATCCGCAAGGCCCTCGGCTGA
- a CDS encoding pyridoxamine 5'-phosphate oxidase family protein encodes MEHHRVALDARTCRDLLDLESVGRAAFVVDGRPQVQLVAYVRVGDRLEVAAGAGSALAHVDDDAVVAVQVDRVDRDRGDGWSVVATGPARPGRHLADGSCTVVVALAGPGCEVTGRWVGAAALTGPAALAAR; translated from the coding sequence GTGGAGCACCACCGCGTCGCGCTGGACGCGCGCACCTGCCGGGACCTGCTCGACCTCGAGAGCGTCGGCCGGGCGGCCTTCGTCGTCGACGGCCGACCGCAGGTGCAGCTGGTGGCCTACGTGCGCGTGGGGGACCGGCTCGAGGTCGCCGCGGGCGCCGGGAGCGCGCTGGCCCACGTCGACGACGACGCCGTCGTGGCCGTGCAGGTCGACCGGGTCGATCGCGACCGGGGCGACGGGTGGAGCGTGGTGGCCACCGGGCCGGCCCGCCCCGGCCGCCACCTCGCCGACGGGTCGTGCACGGTCGTGGTGGCGCTCGCAGGCCCGGGCTGCGAGGTCACCGGCCGCTGGGTCGGCGCCGCGGCGCTGACGGGCCCGGCGGCCCTCGCCGCACGCTGA
- a CDS encoding TetR/AcrR family transcriptional regulator, protein MTTSTARVRLQPDTRREQLLDLGVRLLSTRSLEELSIDLLAEEAGISRGLLYHYFGNKQDFHLAVVRRAVADLLAQTAPPDLDDPLERLRAGEAAYLDYVVANHEGYLSLVKGAQGGNEALREIYEETRAALTERIFADPDGLVEDTPAARLMVRGWAALSEELVLDWVRDPHGVSREELLDALTASLPALVAVLP, encoded by the coding sequence ATGACCACCTCCACCGCGCGGGTGCGCCTGCAGCCCGACACCCGGCGCGAGCAGCTGCTCGACCTCGGCGTGCGGCTGCTCTCGACGCGGTCGCTGGAGGAGCTGTCGATCGACCTGCTGGCCGAGGAGGCCGGCATCTCCCGCGGCCTGCTCTACCACTACTTCGGCAACAAGCAGGACTTCCACCTCGCCGTCGTCCGCCGCGCGGTGGCCGACCTGCTGGCGCAGACCGCCCCGCCCGACCTCGACGATCCGCTCGAGCGGCTGCGGGCGGGGGAGGCGGCCTACCTCGACTACGTGGTGGCCAACCACGAGGGCTACCTGTCCCTGGTCAAGGGAGCGCAGGGGGGCAACGAGGCGCTGCGCGAGATCTACGAGGAGACGCGGGCGGCGCTCACCGAGCGGATCTTCGCCGACCCCGACGGCCTCGTCGAGGACACCCCGGCCGCCCGGCTCATGGTGCGCGGCTGGGCGGCGCTCAGCGAGGAGCTCGTCCTCGACTGGGTGCGCGACCCGCACGGCGTCAGCCGCGAGGAGCTGCTCGACGCGCTGACCGCCTCGCTCCCGGCACTCGTCGCCGTCCTGCCCTGA
- a CDS encoding flavin-containing monooxygenase, with translation MTTTTAPLPTRVEHLVVGAGFAGLGTAIKLDEAGRRDFLVVDRGHDVGGTWRDNTYPGAACDVPSQLYSFSFAPNPAWSRSFSPQPEIQAYLQRVAERSGVLDRFSFATSVEAAAWDEAEQAWRVTVHRDGADHEVLARFLVTGSGGLSEPKMPDIEGIDSFAGRVFHSARWDHDADLAGKRVAVIGTGASAIQIVPELQKVAGRLDVYQRTAPWVMPRHDRPYLGVEKLGFRLVPGLQKLYRTAIYWGRESYVPGFTLDKRIIAPAQKLALKNIEKGITDPELRAKVTPTFDMGCKRILISNTYYPALAADNCELVTDRIARITPTGIVTEDGTEREVDVLVVATGFFTTDQPIAHHITGREGRTLAEVWDQRGMAAYKGTTIHGFPNLFQIVGPNVGLGHSSMVFMIESQIAYVLDALQTVDEHAYGSVEPKQSAQDAWNDDLHRRMRRTVWSTGGCASWYLDAHGRNTTLWPRTTFTFRRLLSRFDVEAYDVTARRSATTGQTLGQVHTTPQTQEVSA, from the coding sequence ATGACCACCACCACCGCGCCGCTCCCCACCCGGGTCGAGCACCTCGTCGTCGGCGCCGGCTTCGCCGGCCTCGGCACCGCGATCAAGCTCGACGAGGCCGGCCGCCGCGACTTCCTCGTCGTCGACCGCGGCCACGACGTCGGCGGCACCTGGCGCGACAACACCTACCCCGGCGCGGCGTGCGACGTGCCGAGCCAGCTCTACTCCTTCTCCTTCGCGCCCAACCCCGCGTGGTCGCGCAGCTTCTCGCCGCAACCCGAGATCCAGGCCTACCTGCAGCGGGTCGCCGAGCGCAGCGGGGTGCTCGACCGCTTCTCCTTCGCGACCTCGGTCGAGGCCGCCGCCTGGGACGAGGCCGAGCAGGCCTGGCGGGTGACCGTGCACCGCGACGGCGCCGACCACGAGGTGCTCGCCCGCTTCCTCGTCACCGGCTCCGGCGGGCTCTCGGAGCCCAAGATGCCCGACATCGAGGGCATCGACTCCTTCGCGGGCCGCGTCTTCCACTCCGCGCGCTGGGACCACGACGCCGACCTCGCCGGCAAGCGCGTCGCCGTCATCGGCACGGGCGCCTCGGCGATCCAGATCGTGCCGGAGCTGCAGAAGGTCGCGGGCCGCCTCGACGTCTACCAGCGCACCGCCCCCTGGGTGATGCCGCGCCACGACCGGCCCTACCTCGGCGTGGAGAAGCTCGGCTTCCGGCTGGTGCCGGGCCTGCAGAAGCTCTACCGCACCGCCATCTACTGGGGCCGCGAGAGCTACGTGCCCGGCTTCACCCTCGACAAGCGCATCATCGCGCCGGCGCAGAAGCTGGCGCTGAAGAACATCGAGAAGGGCATCACCGACCCCGAGCTCCGCGCGAAGGTCACGCCGACCTTCGACATGGGCTGCAAGCGCATCCTCATCTCCAACACCTACTACCCGGCGCTGGCGGCCGACAACTGCGAGCTGGTCACCGACCGCATCGCGCGCATCACCCCGACCGGCATCGTGACCGAGGACGGCACCGAGCGCGAGGTCGACGTGCTCGTCGTGGCGACCGGCTTCTTCACCACCGACCAGCCGATCGCCCACCACATCACCGGGCGCGAGGGACGCACCCTCGCCGAGGTCTGGGACCAGCGCGGCATGGCGGCCTACAAGGGCACGACGATCCACGGCTTCCCCAACCTCTTCCAGATCGTCGGACCCAACGTGGGTCTCGGGCACTCCTCGATGGTCTTCATGATCGAGTCGCAGATCGCCTACGTGCTCGACGCGCTGCAGACGGTCGACGAGCACGCCTACGGCAGCGTCGAGCCGAAGCAGTCGGCCCAGGACGCCTGGAACGACGACCTCCACCGCCGCATGCGCCGCACCGTGTGGAGCACCGGCGGCTGCGCCAGCTGGTACCTCGACGCCCACGGCCGCAACACCACGCTGTGGCCCCGCACCACCTTCACCTTCCGCCGTCTGCTGTCGCGCTTCGACGTCGAGGCGTACGACGTGACCGCGCGCCGCTCGGCCACCACCGGGCAGACGCTCGGACAGGTGCACACCACCCCCCAGACCCAGGAGGTCTCCGCATGA
- a CDS encoding SDR family NAD(P)-dependent oxidoreductase: MKTLDDKVVVITGAGSGIGRALAVAAARQGALLAVSDVDEAGLAETVDLVKGAGAREVRSDRLDVADRAAVAAYATTVADHFGRVNVVVNNAGVALAGEFADLEYDDIDWIMAINLGGVLNGTKEFLPHLIASGDGHVVNLSSLFGLVPMPGQSIYNATKFAVRGMSEALRIEMLQAGHRVGVTVVHPGGIKTAIARNARVSAKEDKEATAKLFDKKLAKMTPEKAAEVIWRAVEKDQARVLVGIDAHVIHNLGKYTGSKFQDLVAKAADRVLPAKTKVV; this comes from the coding sequence ATGAAGACGCTGGACGACAAGGTCGTCGTGATCACGGGTGCCGGCTCCGGCATCGGCCGGGCCCTGGCGGTCGCCGCCGCCCGGCAGGGGGCGCTGCTCGCGGTCTCCGACGTCGACGAGGCCGGCCTGGCCGAGACCGTCGACCTGGTGAAGGGCGCCGGCGCCCGGGAGGTGCGCAGCGACCGCCTCGACGTGGCCGACCGCGCCGCGGTCGCGGCCTACGCCACCACCGTCGCCGACCACTTCGGCCGGGTCAACGTCGTGGTGAACAACGCCGGCGTCGCGCTGGCCGGCGAGTTCGCCGACCTCGAGTACGACGACATCGACTGGATCATGGCCATCAACCTCGGCGGCGTCCTCAACGGCACCAAGGAGTTCCTGCCCCACCTCATCGCCTCCGGCGACGGCCACGTGGTCAACCTGTCCTCGCTCTTCGGCCTGGTGCCGATGCCCGGGCAGTCGATCTACAACGCCACGAAGTTCGCCGTGCGCGGCATGAGCGAGGCGCTGCGCATCGAGATGCTGCAGGCCGGCCACCGCGTCGGCGTCACCGTCGTGCACCCCGGCGGCATCAAGACCGCGATCGCGCGCAACGCCCGCGTCTCGGCCAAGGAGGACAAGGAGGCGACGGCGAAGCTCTTCGACAAGAAGCTGGCGAAGATGACGCCCGAGAAGGCCGCCGAGGTCATCTGGCGCGCCGTCGAGAAGGACCAGGCCCGGGTGCTCGTCGGCATCGACGCCCACGTCATCCACAACCTCGGCAAGTACACCGGCTCGAAGTTCCAGGACCTCGTCGCGAAGGCCGCCGACCGGGTGCTCCCGGCGAAGACCAAGGTCGTCTGA
- a CDS encoding DUF402 domain-containing protein — protein MQPTEPARGSLVRIEATKWGSRPHWVYEGRWLGRDHHGDWVGFPAGSRFTRPGRDYTAPYDQVALVPAPGPEAARRFLAAFHAPAGPVEVYVDVTTPPTWELDGAVPVVRAVDLDLDVVRGSTGRVWVDDEDEFAEHRVTLGYPDHLVAAALASCARVEAAVRAGDPPYDGSHGAWLSVLAALGPVPPA, from the coding sequence GTGCAGCCGACCGAGCCGGCGCGGGGGAGCCTCGTGCGCATCGAGGCGACCAAGTGGGGCTCGCGGCCCCACTGGGTCTACGAGGGTCGCTGGCTGGGCCGCGACCACCACGGCGACTGGGTCGGCTTCCCCGCCGGCTCCCGCTTCACCCGCCCGGGGCGTGACTACACCGCCCCCTACGACCAGGTCGCCCTGGTGCCGGCCCCGGGCCCCGAGGCCGCCCGCCGCTTCCTCGCCGCCTTCCACGCCCCCGCGGGGCCGGTGGAGGTCTACGTCGACGTCACCACCCCGCCGACCTGGGAGCTCGACGGCGCCGTGCCGGTGGTGCGCGCGGTCGACCTCGACCTCGACGTCGTGCGCGGGTCCACCGGGCGGGTGTGGGTCGACGACGAGGACGAGTTCGCCGAGCACCGGGTGACGCTGGGCTACCCCGACCACCTCGTCGCGGCCGCCCTCGCCTCGTGCGCCCGCGTCGAGGCGGCCGTGCGCGCCGGCGACCCGCCGTACGACGGGTCGCACGGCGCCTGGCTCAGCGTGCTCGCCGCGCTGGGCCCCGTCCCGCCGGCCTGA
- a CDS encoding threonine/serine ThrE exporter family protein has translation MAETREVNLTLDLCLRVGELLLANGAGAADVTATMQSIARHLGLRNPDIDVTFTSLSMSYQPSPEEPPLALMRQVWSREIDYEDLTRVDHLVRDLLSDRIGLTEARATVARIRSSGHHTRRWAVTLSWGVMSSGTALMLGGTGTVLAVSFLAAVLIDRTQLLMSRRRLPAFYLQVVGGLIAGGLAVVALAALPWLEPRTLSLMVTANIIMLLSGIGFMGALQDALTGFYVTSAARLIEALLATVGIITGVSGGLALAPLLDVELVRLQPGFSLTPEGVSALVLGAGLCASGFAFATYAPRRAVAAIFLVAGVAMLVNQAVAATDLGRTWSVGTAAFLIGLVAYQVAGRVRVPPLVLVVPAIVPMLPGLSIYRGLSLLAEGGDTTSRGLLAMITAASVAIALASGVILGEYVAQPLKREARRLESRLAGPRLVGPLRARAVRPAGRGPARRAR, from the coding sequence ATGGCCGAGACGCGTGAGGTGAACCTGACCCTCGACCTCTGCCTGCGCGTGGGCGAGCTGCTGCTCGCCAACGGCGCCGGCGCCGCCGACGTGACCGCGACGATGCAGTCGATCGCGCGCCACCTCGGCCTGCGCAACCCCGACATCGACGTCACCTTCACGTCGCTGTCGATGAGCTACCAGCCCTCCCCGGAGGAGCCGCCGCTCGCCCTCATGCGGCAGGTCTGGTCGCGCGAGATCGACTACGAGGACCTCACCCGCGTCGACCACCTGGTGCGCGACCTGCTCTCCGACCGCATCGGCCTCACGGAGGCGCGGGCGACGGTCGCGCGCATCCGCTCCTCGGGCCACCACACCCGCCGGTGGGCGGTCACGCTGTCGTGGGGCGTGATGAGCTCCGGCACGGCGCTGATGCTCGGCGGCACCGGCACGGTGCTCGCGGTGTCGTTCCTCGCCGCCGTGCTCATCGACCGCACCCAGCTGCTGATGAGCCGTCGACGGCTGCCGGCCTTCTACCTGCAGGTCGTGGGTGGGTTGATCGCGGGCGGGCTCGCGGTCGTCGCGCTCGCGGCGCTGCCGTGGCTCGAGCCGCGCACCCTGTCGCTCATGGTGACCGCCAACATCATCATGCTGCTGTCCGGCATCGGCTTCATGGGGGCGCTGCAGGACGCGCTCACCGGCTTCTACGTCACCTCCGCCGCCCGGCTGATCGAGGCCCTCCTGGCCACCGTCGGCATCATCACCGGCGTGTCCGGCGGCCTGGCGCTGGCGCCTCTGCTCGACGTCGAGCTGGTCCGGCTCCAACCGGGTTTCTCGCTCACGCCCGAGGGCGTCTCGGCGCTGGTGCTGGGCGCCGGCCTGTGCGCCTCGGGGTTCGCCTTCGCGACCTACGCCCCCCGCCGCGCGGTGGCCGCGATCTTCCTCGTCGCGGGTGTCGCGATGCTGGTCAACCAGGCGGTCGCCGCGACCGACCTCGGTCGCACCTGGTCGGTGGGCACCGCGGCGTTCCTCATCGGCCTGGTCGCCTACCAGGTCGCCGGGCGCGTGCGGGTGCCGCCGCTGGTGCTGGTGGTGCCGGCGATCGTGCCGATGCTGCCGGGCCTGTCGATCTACCGCGGCCTCTCGCTGCTCGCCGAGGGCGGCGACACCACCTCGCGCGGCCTGCTGGCGATGATCACGGCCGCCTCGGTCGCGATCGCGCTCGCCTCCGGCGTCATCTTGGGGGAGTACGTCGCGCAGCCGCTCAAGCGCGAGGCACGCCGGCTCGAGTCGCGCCTGGCGGGTCCGCGGCTGGTGGGCCCGCTGCGGGCGCGCGCCGTCAGGCCGGCGGGACGGGGCCCAGCGCGGCGAGCACGCTGA